Proteins encoded within one genomic window of Bacillus sp. 1NLA3E:
- a CDS encoding GDSL-type esterase/lipase family protein: MRNYTILTYMVMVLMIVVLSGSSVQRNVLAVVALGDSITYGTGDPLNKGYIGRFNEQFERLKGTTVHINNYGIPGYTAENLIEQLKSEKIKKEIQESNYIIVYIGTNDFRRSAKYQFNPINLKKMKDGRSDFSRNLQQILEKIRNENGSAPIIVMGLYNPYTQYKNHKQILAEINKWNKDITKVSSYYEPNMFVPTIDLFEGKPKKRYFSDSLHPNAAGYELISNRLFEKMLILSDSNH; this comes from the coding sequence TCTTTCTGGTTCTTCCGTTCAGAGGAACGTATTAGCTGTGGTTGCACTGGGTGATTCAATTACTTATGGAACCGGAGATCCATTGAATAAAGGTTATATTGGAAGGTTTAATGAGCAGTTTGAGAGGTTAAAGGGAACCACTGTACACATAAATAATTATGGTATACCAGGTTATACTGCAGAAAATCTGATAGAACAGCTTAAGAGTGAAAAAATTAAAAAAGAAATTCAAGAATCAAATTATATCATTGTATATATTGGAACAAATGATTTTAGAAGGAGTGCCAAATATCAATTCAATCCGATTAATCTCAAAAAGATGAAGGATGGAAGAAGTGATTTCTCCAGAAATCTGCAACAGATTCTTGAAAAAATAAGAAATGAAAATGGATCTGCACCAATTATTGTGATGGGGCTTTACAATCCTTATACCCAATATAAAAACCACAAACAGATCCTTGCAGAGATCAATAAATGGAACAAGGACATAACTAAGGTTTCTTCATATTATGAACCGAATATGTTTGTTCCGACAATTGATTTGTTTGAAGGTAAACCTAAAAAAAGGTACTTTAGTGATTCCCTGCATCCAAACGCTGCTGGGTATGAGTTAATTTCAAATCGACTTTTTGAGAAAATGCTAATCCTTTCAGATTCTAATCATTAG